The Gopherus flavomarginatus isolate rGopFla2 chromosome 25, rGopFla2.mat.asm, whole genome shotgun sequence genome has a segment encoding these proteins:
- the OSBPL7 gene encoding oxysterol-binding protein-related protein 7 isoform X6 — protein MGSHEKELASPRRAPAPSRSNSSVSSKHSSAHQGSECWEVVDEPRGRIGPSQELERHEGYLLKKRKWPLKGWHKRYFVLEEGILKYATTRQDVLKGKLHGSVDVRLAVMSINRKAQRVDLDTEENIYHLKIKSQELFTSWVTKLCSHRLMEKPKCPAPTGGPAGRVLPSAQGYGSRNRVLPSDGTPALSTLTSPRDKVNAWLKDSEGLDRCSAELSECQGKLQELNKMLQSLETLHRIPSAPLISNSQTSAAAERPRKGKRTTRIWCTQSFAKDDTIGRVGRLHGSVPNLSRYLESSQSQPAFSLPPEYSQLQRSFWILAQKVHESLSSVVAVLTAERNRLQETRRALDLQRRAGGSRNAATAGAPSHNPDHVEYLRRFHSLSISSDAMLNSFTLLHPDEPDAHLAKGREQQLSNRSIVSLSDSHTEFFDACEVFLSASSSENEASDDESCMSEATNSLSDEAGGDRGFQRAGRGVADGGSAPCASEPGGGVLPAPLPLPLPVLLPTRLPHRSCLPAPSIPAGDVSLWNILRNNVGKDLSKVSMPVQLNEPLNTLQRLCEELEYSTLLDAANRCADPCERLVCVAAFAVSAYASTYYRAGSKPFNPVLGETYECVRPDKGFRFISEQVCHHPPIFACHAESDNFIFWQDMKWKNKFWGKSLEIVPVGTVNVKLPRFGDHFEWNKVTSCIHNILSGQRWIEHYGEVLIRNVRDSSYHCKITFCKARYWSSSVNEVQGAVLSRGGQVIHRLFGKWHEGLYRGAPPAGQCLWKPNPMPRELEKNYGFTQFALELNELTPELKRFLPSTDTRLRPDQRYLEEGNVQAAESQKRRIEQLQRDRRRVMEDNNIFHQARFFRQQTDPGGKESWVSNDTYWKLRAEPGYANLDSPVLW, from the exons ATGGGCAGCCACGAGAAGGAGCTGGCCTCCCCCCGGAGGGCGCCGGCACCGTCCAGGTCCAACAGCTCCGTGTCTTCCAAGCACAGCAGCGCTCACCAG GGCTCTGAGTGCTGGGAGGTGGTGGACGAGCCCCGGGGCAGGATCGGGCCTAGCCAGGAGCTGGAGCGGCATGAGGGATacctgctgaagaagaggaagtGGCCCCTGAAGGGCTGGCATAAG AGATACTTTGTGCTGGAGGAGGGGATCCTGAAATATGCCACCACGCGCCAGGAT GTCCTCAAGGGCAAGCTGCATGGCTCCGTCGACGTCCGTCTGGCCGTCATGTCCATCAACAGGAAAGCGCAGCGCGTGGACCTGGACACGGAGGAGAACATCTACCACCTCAAG ATCAAATCCCAAGAGCTCTTTACCAGCTGGGTGACCAAGCTGTGCTCCCACCGCCTGATGGAGAAGCCCAAGTGCCCTGCGCCCACGGGGGGCCCGGCCGGGCGAGTCCTGCCCTCCGCCCAG GGCTACGGCTCCCGGAACCGTGTCCTGCCGTCAGACGGCACCCCGGCCCTGTCCACGCTGACCAGCCCCCGGGAcaaggtgaatgcctggctgaaGGACAGCGAGGGGCTGGATAGGTGCTCGGCAG aGCTCTCTGAGTGCCAGGGAAAGCTGCAGGAGCTGAACAAGATGCTCCAGAGCCTGGAGACCCTGCACCGCATCCCGTCCGCACCCCTCATCTCCAACAGCCAG ACCTCAGCAGCTGCAGAGAGACCCAGAAAGGGGAAGCGAACCACCAGGATCTGGTGCACCCAGAGCTTTGCCAAAGATGACACCATCGGCAGG GTGGGCCGTCTGCACGGCTCCGTCCCCAACCTCTCGCGCTACCTGGAGTCGAGCCAGAGCCAGCCGGCCTTCAGCCTCCCCCCGGAGTACAGCCAGCTGCAGAGGAGCTTCTGGATCCTGGCCCAGAAAG TGCACGAGTCCCTCAGCAGCGTGGTGGCTGTGCTGACCGCAGAGAGGAATCGCCTCCAGGAGACACGGCGGGCGCTGGATTTGCAACGCCGGGCGGGCGGCTCCAGGAACGCAGCCACGGCTGGG GCTCCCTCGCACAACCCAGACCACGTGGAGTATCTGCGGCGTTTCCACTCCCTCTCCATCTCCTCTGACGCCATGCTCAACTCGTTCACCTTGCTGCACCCGGACGAG CCTGACGCCCACCTGGCCAAGGGACGGGAGCAGCAGCTGTCCAACCGCAGCATCGTCTCGCTCTCGGACTCTCACACCGAGTTCTTCGACGCCTGCGAGGTCTTCCTGTCCGCCAGCTCCTCCGAGAATgag GCCTCCGATGACGAATCCTGCATGAGCGAGGCCACCAACAGCCTCTCCGATGAGGCCGGGGGGGACAGGGGCTTCCAGAGAG CAGGCCGAGGCGTGGCGGACGGGGGGTCTGCGCCGTGCGCATCCGAGCCGGGAGGGGGGGTGCTGCcggctcccctgcccctgcccctgcccgtgCTGCTGCCCACGAGGCTCCcgcaccggagctgcctgccggcCCCCAGCATCCCCGCCGGTGATGTCAGCCTGTGGAACATCCTGCGTAACAACGTGGGCAAGGACCTGTCCAAGGTCTCCATGCCGGTGCAGCTCAACGAGCCGCTCAACACGCTGCAGCGGCTCTGTgaggagctggagtacagcaccCTGCTGGATGCCGCCAACCGCTGCGCCGACCCCTGCGAGCGTCTG GTCTGCGTCGCTGCCTTTGCTGTCTCTGCCTACGCCTCCACCTATTACCGTGCAGGCAGCAAACCCTTTAACCCCGTCCTGGGCGAGACGTATGAGTGCGTTCGGCCGGACAAAGGCTTCCGCTTCATCAGCGAGCAG GTTTGCCACCACCCGCCCATCTTCGCCTGCCACGCAGAGTCAGACAACTTCATCTTCTGGCAAG ACATGAAGTGGAAAAATAAATTCTGGGGCAAGTCCCTGGAGATCGTCCCCGTGGGGACCGTGAACGTCAAGCTGCCCAG GTTTGGGGACCACTTCGAGTGGAACAAGGTGACGTCCTGTATCCACAACATCCTGAGCGGGCAGCGCTGGATCGAGCACTACGGCGAAGTCCTGATCCGCAACGTCAGGGACAGCAGCTACCACTGCAAGATCACCTTCTGCAAG GCCCGTTACTGGAGCTCCAGTGTGAACGAGGTGCAGGGGGCCGTGCTGAGCCGCGGGGGGCAGGTGATCCACCGGCTCTTCGGCAAGTGGCATGAGGGGCTGTACCGCGGTGCGCCCCCGGCTGGGCAGTGCCTCTGGAAACCCA accccatgCCCCGAGAGCTCGAGAAGAACTATGGCTTCACGCAGTTCGCCCTGGAGCTGAATGAGCTGACGCCGGAGCTCAAGCGTTTCCTGCCCTCCACGGACACGCGGCTGCGCCCTGACCAGCG GTATCTGGAGGAAGGCAACGTGCAGGCGGCAGAGTCCCAGAAGCGCCGGATCGAGCAGCTGCAGAGAGACCGGCGCAGGGTCATGGAGGATAACAACATCTTCCACCAGGCGCGTTTCTTCAG GCAGCAGACGGACCCTGGCGGCAAGGAGTCCTGGGTCAGCAACGACACCTACTGGAAGCTGCGGGCAGAGCCCGGCTATGCCAACCTCGACAGCCCCGTGCTGTGGTAG
- the OSBPL7 gene encoding oxysterol-binding protein-related protein 7 isoform X4 codes for MGSHEKELASPRRAPAPSRSNSSVSSKHSSAHQGSECWEVVDEPRGRIGPSQELERHEGYLLKKRKWPLKGWHKRYFVLEEGILKYATTRQDVLKGKLHGSVDVRLAVMSINRKAQRVDLDTEENIYHLKIKSQELFTSWVTKLCSHRLMEKPKCPAPTGGPAGRVLPSAQGYGSRNRVLPSDGTPALSTLTSPRDKVNAWLKDSEGLDRCSAELSECQGKLQELNKMLQSLETLHRIPSAPLISNSQTSAAAERPRKGKRTTRIWCTQSFAKDDTIGRVGRLHGSVPNLSRYLESSQSQPAFSLPPEYSQLQRSFWILAQKVHESLSSVVAVLTAERNRLQETRRALDLQRRAGGSRNAATAGPDAHLAKGREQQLSNRSIVSLSDSHTEFFDACEVFLSASSSENEASDDESCMSEATNSLSDEAGGDRGFQRAGRGVADGGSAPCASEPGGGVLPAPLPLPLPVLLPTRLPHRSCLPAPSIPAGDVSLWNILRNNVGKDLSKVSMPVQLNEPLNTLQRLCEELEYSTLLDAANRCADPCERLVCVAAFAVSAYASTYYRAGSKPFNPVLGETYECVRPDKGFRFISEQVCHHPPIFACHAESDNFIFWQDMKWKNKFWGKSLEIVPVGTVNVKLPRFGDHFEWNKVTSCIHNILSGQRWIEHYGEVLIRNVRDSSYHCKITFCKQARYWSSSVNEVQGAVLSRGGQVIHRLFGKWHEGLYRGAPPAGQCLWKPNPMPRELEKNYGFTQFALELNELTPELKRFLPSTDTRLRPDQRYLEEGNVQAAESQKRRIEQLQRDRRRVMEDNNIFHQAPDGPWRQGVLGQQRHLLEAAGRARLCQPRQPRAVVAAGIPGAALPSRHVGTSGQGLGAPQRWTYARRAGHWIPAAPSGVCWDVRPGAAAVPPSEQGVKGVLALPGSTLLPSHAHRCCLLAGQPAPAGTSGTAGGANPMHVFLPSPHRGHHDLGGREWEEAFIFQILCINLNKTVQTGA; via the exons ATGGGCAGCCACGAGAAGGAGCTGGCCTCCCCCCGGAGGGCGCCGGCACCGTCCAGGTCCAACAGCTCCGTGTCTTCCAAGCACAGCAGCGCTCACCAG GGCTCTGAGTGCTGGGAGGTGGTGGACGAGCCCCGGGGCAGGATCGGGCCTAGCCAGGAGCTGGAGCGGCATGAGGGATacctgctgaagaagaggaagtGGCCCCTGAAGGGCTGGCATAAG AGATACTTTGTGCTGGAGGAGGGGATCCTGAAATATGCCACCACGCGCCAGGAT GTCCTCAAGGGCAAGCTGCATGGCTCCGTCGACGTCCGTCTGGCCGTCATGTCCATCAACAGGAAAGCGCAGCGCGTGGACCTGGACACGGAGGAGAACATCTACCACCTCAAG ATCAAATCCCAAGAGCTCTTTACCAGCTGGGTGACCAAGCTGTGCTCCCACCGCCTGATGGAGAAGCCCAAGTGCCCTGCGCCCACGGGGGGCCCGGCCGGGCGAGTCCTGCCCTCCGCCCAG GGCTACGGCTCCCGGAACCGTGTCCTGCCGTCAGACGGCACCCCGGCCCTGTCCACGCTGACCAGCCCCCGGGAcaaggtgaatgcctggctgaaGGACAGCGAGGGGCTGGATAGGTGCTCGGCAG aGCTCTCTGAGTGCCAGGGAAAGCTGCAGGAGCTGAACAAGATGCTCCAGAGCCTGGAGACCCTGCACCGCATCCCGTCCGCACCCCTCATCTCCAACAGCCAG ACCTCAGCAGCTGCAGAGAGACCCAGAAAGGGGAAGCGAACCACCAGGATCTGGTGCACCCAGAGCTTTGCCAAAGATGACACCATCGGCAGG GTGGGCCGTCTGCACGGCTCCGTCCCCAACCTCTCGCGCTACCTGGAGTCGAGCCAGAGCCAGCCGGCCTTCAGCCTCCCCCCGGAGTACAGCCAGCTGCAGAGGAGCTTCTGGATCCTGGCCCAGAAAG TGCACGAGTCCCTCAGCAGCGTGGTGGCTGTGCTGACCGCAGAGAGGAATCGCCTCCAGGAGACACGGCGGGCGCTGGATTTGCAACGCCGGGCGGGCGGCTCCAGGAACGCAGCCACGGCTGGG CCTGACGCCCACCTGGCCAAGGGACGGGAGCAGCAGCTGTCCAACCGCAGCATCGTCTCGCTCTCGGACTCTCACACCGAGTTCTTCGACGCCTGCGAGGTCTTCCTGTCCGCCAGCTCCTCCGAGAATgag GCCTCCGATGACGAATCCTGCATGAGCGAGGCCACCAACAGCCTCTCCGATGAGGCCGGGGGGGACAGGGGCTTCCAGAGAG CAGGCCGAGGCGTGGCGGACGGGGGGTCTGCGCCGTGCGCATCCGAGCCGGGAGGGGGGGTGCTGCcggctcccctgcccctgcccctgcccgtgCTGCTGCCCACGAGGCTCCcgcaccggagctgcctgccggcCCCCAGCATCCCCGCCGGTGATGTCAGCCTGTGGAACATCCTGCGTAACAACGTGGGCAAGGACCTGTCCAAGGTCTCCATGCCGGTGCAGCTCAACGAGCCGCTCAACACGCTGCAGCGGCTCTGTgaggagctggagtacagcaccCTGCTGGATGCCGCCAACCGCTGCGCCGACCCCTGCGAGCGTCTG GTCTGCGTCGCTGCCTTTGCTGTCTCTGCCTACGCCTCCACCTATTACCGTGCAGGCAGCAAACCCTTTAACCCCGTCCTGGGCGAGACGTATGAGTGCGTTCGGCCGGACAAAGGCTTCCGCTTCATCAGCGAGCAG GTTTGCCACCACCCGCCCATCTTCGCCTGCCACGCAGAGTCAGACAACTTCATCTTCTGGCAAG ACATGAAGTGGAAAAATAAATTCTGGGGCAAGTCCCTGGAGATCGTCCCCGTGGGGACCGTGAACGTCAAGCTGCCCAG GTTTGGGGACCACTTCGAGTGGAACAAGGTGACGTCCTGTATCCACAACATCCTGAGCGGGCAGCGCTGGATCGAGCACTACGGCGAAGTCCTGATCCGCAACGTCAGGGACAGCAGCTACCACTGCAAGATCACCTTCTGCAAG CAGGCCCGTTACTGGAGCTCCAGTGTGAACGAGGTGCAGGGGGCCGTGCTGAGCCGCGGGGGGCAGGTGATCCACCGGCTCTTCGGCAAGTGGCATGAGGGGCTGTACCGCGGTGCGCCCCCGGCTGGGCAGTGCCTCTGGAAACCCA accccatgCCCCGAGAGCTCGAGAAGAACTATGGCTTCACGCAGTTCGCCCTGGAGCTGAATGAGCTGACGCCGGAGCTCAAGCGTTTCCTGCCCTCCACGGACACGCGGCTGCGCCCTGACCAGCG GTATCTGGAGGAAGGCAACGTGCAGGCGGCAGAGTCCCAGAAGCGCCGGATCGAGCAGCTGCAGAGAGACCGGCGCAGGGTCATGGAGGATAACAACATCTTCCACCAGGCGC CAGACGGACCCTGGCGGCAAGGAGTCCTGGGTCAGCAACGACACCTACTGGAAGCTGCGGGCAGAGCCCGGCTATGCCAACCTCGACAGCCCCGTGCTGTGGTAGCAGCGGGCATCCCGGGGGCCGCCCTGCCTTCCAGGCACGTAGGGACTAGTGGGCAGGGTCTGGGGGCACCACAGCGCTGGACATACGCaaggagggcagggcactggatCCCAGCTGCCCCCTCTGGGGTCTGCTGGGACGTTAGGCCAGGTGCCGCGGCAGTGCCCCCCAGTGAACAGGGTGTGAAAGGTGTGCTGGCCCTTCCCGGGTCCACCCTGCTCCCATCCCATGCCCATCGCTGCTGTCTGCTGGCCGGACAGCCTGCCCCCGCTGGCACCTCGGGGACTGCTGGGGGTGCCAACCCCATGCACGTATTTCTGCCTTCCCCCCACAGGGGGCACCATGatctggggggaagggagtgggaggaagcttttatttttcaaattctttgtattaatttaaacaaaactgTGCAGACAGGGGCCTGA
- the OSBPL7 gene encoding oxysterol-binding protein-related protein 7 isoform X5, whose protein sequence is MGSHEKELASPRRAPAPSRSNSSVSSKHSSAHQGSECWEVVDEPRGRIGPSQELERHEGYLLKKRKWPLKGWHKRYFVLEEGILKYATTRQDVLKGKLHGSVDVRLAVMSINRKAQRVDLDTEENIYHLKIKSQELFTSWVTKLCSHRLMEKPKCPAPTGGPAGRVLPSAQGYGSRNRVLPSDGTPALSTLTSPRDKVNAWLKDSEGLDRCSAELSECQGKLQELNKMLQSLETLHRIPSAPLISNSQTSAAAERPRKGKRTTRIWCTQSFAKDDTIGRVGRLHGSVPNLSRYLESSQSQPAFSLPPEYSQLQRSFWILAQKVHESLSSVVAVLTAERNRLQETRRALDLQRRAGGSRNAATAGAPSHNPDHVEYLRRFHSLSISSDAMLNSFTLLHPDEPDAHLAKGREQQLSNRSIVSLSDSHTEFFDACEVFLSASSSENEASDDESCMSEATNSLSDEAGGDRGFQRAGRGVADGGSAPCASEPGGGVLPAPLPLPLPVLLPTRLPHRSCLPAPSIPAGDVSLWNILRNNVGKDLSKVSMPVQLNEPLNTLQRLCEELEYSTLLDAANRCADPCERLVCVAAFAVSAYASTYYRAGSKPFNPVLGETYECVRPDKGFRFISEQVCHHPPIFACHAESDNFIFWQDMKWKNKFWGKSLEIVPVGTVNVKLPRFGDHFEWNKVTSCIHNILSGQRWIEHYGEVLIRNVRDSSYHCKITFCKQARYWSSSVNEVQGAVLSRGGQVIHRLFGKWHEGLYRGAPPAGQCLWKPNPMPRELEKNYGFTQFALELNELTPELKRFLPSTDTRLRPDQRYLEEGNVQAAESQKRRIEQLQRDRRRVMEDNNIFHQARFFRQQTDPGGKESWVSNDTYWKLRAEPGYANLDSPVLW, encoded by the exons ATGGGCAGCCACGAGAAGGAGCTGGCCTCCCCCCGGAGGGCGCCGGCACCGTCCAGGTCCAACAGCTCCGTGTCTTCCAAGCACAGCAGCGCTCACCAG GGCTCTGAGTGCTGGGAGGTGGTGGACGAGCCCCGGGGCAGGATCGGGCCTAGCCAGGAGCTGGAGCGGCATGAGGGATacctgctgaagaagaggaagtGGCCCCTGAAGGGCTGGCATAAG AGATACTTTGTGCTGGAGGAGGGGATCCTGAAATATGCCACCACGCGCCAGGAT GTCCTCAAGGGCAAGCTGCATGGCTCCGTCGACGTCCGTCTGGCCGTCATGTCCATCAACAGGAAAGCGCAGCGCGTGGACCTGGACACGGAGGAGAACATCTACCACCTCAAG ATCAAATCCCAAGAGCTCTTTACCAGCTGGGTGACCAAGCTGTGCTCCCACCGCCTGATGGAGAAGCCCAAGTGCCCTGCGCCCACGGGGGGCCCGGCCGGGCGAGTCCTGCCCTCCGCCCAG GGCTACGGCTCCCGGAACCGTGTCCTGCCGTCAGACGGCACCCCGGCCCTGTCCACGCTGACCAGCCCCCGGGAcaaggtgaatgcctggctgaaGGACAGCGAGGGGCTGGATAGGTGCTCGGCAG aGCTCTCTGAGTGCCAGGGAAAGCTGCAGGAGCTGAACAAGATGCTCCAGAGCCTGGAGACCCTGCACCGCATCCCGTCCGCACCCCTCATCTCCAACAGCCAG ACCTCAGCAGCTGCAGAGAGACCCAGAAAGGGGAAGCGAACCACCAGGATCTGGTGCACCCAGAGCTTTGCCAAAGATGACACCATCGGCAGG GTGGGCCGTCTGCACGGCTCCGTCCCCAACCTCTCGCGCTACCTGGAGTCGAGCCAGAGCCAGCCGGCCTTCAGCCTCCCCCCGGAGTACAGCCAGCTGCAGAGGAGCTTCTGGATCCTGGCCCAGAAAG TGCACGAGTCCCTCAGCAGCGTGGTGGCTGTGCTGACCGCAGAGAGGAATCGCCTCCAGGAGACACGGCGGGCGCTGGATTTGCAACGCCGGGCGGGCGGCTCCAGGAACGCAGCCACGGCTGGG GCTCCCTCGCACAACCCAGACCACGTGGAGTATCTGCGGCGTTTCCACTCCCTCTCCATCTCCTCTGACGCCATGCTCAACTCGTTCACCTTGCTGCACCCGGACGAG CCTGACGCCCACCTGGCCAAGGGACGGGAGCAGCAGCTGTCCAACCGCAGCATCGTCTCGCTCTCGGACTCTCACACCGAGTTCTTCGACGCCTGCGAGGTCTTCCTGTCCGCCAGCTCCTCCGAGAATgag GCCTCCGATGACGAATCCTGCATGAGCGAGGCCACCAACAGCCTCTCCGATGAGGCCGGGGGGGACAGGGGCTTCCAGAGAG CAGGCCGAGGCGTGGCGGACGGGGGGTCTGCGCCGTGCGCATCCGAGCCGGGAGGGGGGGTGCTGCcggctcccctgcccctgcccctgcccgtgCTGCTGCCCACGAGGCTCCcgcaccggagctgcctgccggcCCCCAGCATCCCCGCCGGTGATGTCAGCCTGTGGAACATCCTGCGTAACAACGTGGGCAAGGACCTGTCCAAGGTCTCCATGCCGGTGCAGCTCAACGAGCCGCTCAACACGCTGCAGCGGCTCTGTgaggagctggagtacagcaccCTGCTGGATGCCGCCAACCGCTGCGCCGACCCCTGCGAGCGTCTG GTCTGCGTCGCTGCCTTTGCTGTCTCTGCCTACGCCTCCACCTATTACCGTGCAGGCAGCAAACCCTTTAACCCCGTCCTGGGCGAGACGTATGAGTGCGTTCGGCCGGACAAAGGCTTCCGCTTCATCAGCGAGCAG GTTTGCCACCACCCGCCCATCTTCGCCTGCCACGCAGAGTCAGACAACTTCATCTTCTGGCAAG ACATGAAGTGGAAAAATAAATTCTGGGGCAAGTCCCTGGAGATCGTCCCCGTGGGGACCGTGAACGTCAAGCTGCCCAG GTTTGGGGACCACTTCGAGTGGAACAAGGTGACGTCCTGTATCCACAACATCCTGAGCGGGCAGCGCTGGATCGAGCACTACGGCGAAGTCCTGATCCGCAACGTCAGGGACAGCAGCTACCACTGCAAGATCACCTTCTGCAAG CAGGCCCGTTACTGGAGCTCCAGTGTGAACGAGGTGCAGGGGGCCGTGCTGAGCCGCGGGGGGCAGGTGATCCACCGGCTCTTCGGCAAGTGGCATGAGGGGCTGTACCGCGGTGCGCCCCCGGCTGGGCAGTGCCTCTGGAAACCCA accccatgCCCCGAGAGCTCGAGAAGAACTATGGCTTCACGCAGTTCGCCCTGGAGCTGAATGAGCTGACGCCGGAGCTCAAGCGTTTCCTGCCCTCCACGGACACGCGGCTGCGCCCTGACCAGCG GTATCTGGAGGAAGGCAACGTGCAGGCGGCAGAGTCCCAGAAGCGCCGGATCGAGCAGCTGCAGAGAGACCGGCGCAGGGTCATGGAGGATAACAACATCTTCCACCAGGCGCGTTTCTTCAG GCAGCAGACGGACCCTGGCGGCAAGGAGTCCTGGGTCAGCAACGACACCTACTGGAAGCTGCGGGCAGAGCCCGGCTATGCCAACCTCGACAGCCCCGTGCTGTGGTAG